TGAACCCATATTTTCAGGCTAGCTTTTTAAGGTCGTCTCGTCTGCGTGGAGAATTGCTTTGCACATGAGTTCTTGCAATAGAGATTAGAGACGTCGAAGCTGACTGACGAACATGTTTTGTGGATTTTGATTTGATGTTTGGCCTCGTGGCATTGTAgatgttcctttgcacttctatTGTTCAGTCACTAGAAAACCCAGGATCCTTTCAGCGACGTTGATGTTGAAAACTCGGCATCATCCTTTAAGCGTCGTTGAGCACGCCCGACGCTAGGGGTAGTGGACCATGCAATCTTAGGAcgtgtttggtagggctcctgcGGGAACGGCTCCGGCTCCGCATAGCACTGTGTGCACTGTAGGCTCCTGTAGCATTTTGGAAACTGGCTCTGGCTCCTTCAGTCCTCTCCTCTGGAGCCAGCTGAGCTGCCGTTTCCTGGCTCCTCCGGCTCCACGCTACAGGGCAGGAGCTGGAGCCGGAGAGAGCCagaccaaacaggcccttagaaaGGAGCTCGCTGTGGACAGGCTGCCCAGATAGAGGAGGCAGGTATGGGGCGGAGCGGTGAGGTGGTAGAGTGCCGTCCGCTATGGGTGGCGAGGGACAACTTTTGGCCCAGCGAAGGGCAGGGGAGTCATGGGGATGGCCTGGTGACACTGGATTAGCACGGCAGAGGGTAGAGGTAACCTCGATAGTGGGGATGCCGCTAGATATGGGAGGCGGCCAACCGCCAGTGGTAGGTGGGGGAGCGAGAATGGAGAGTGGTTTTCAGCTTTTCACTATGAGGAAGGACAGTGGAACAATAGCAACAACTGAGATGGAAACCATTGGATTGACATCTGAGGGCTACTAAAAACCTCAATCCGCATGGTAAGACAGCTCCTGGGCATATGCAAAATCGACCCGCGAGGGTAAGACAGCCCCCTCGCATTCTGCTTATGATAGAAGGAAATCTTCTCGCGCAGGTCGAGAAAATCTCCCTAGCCTCACTCATACACAACGGCACCATTGTCCATGTGAGAACCTAGGTCGGTCCTTAGACTTGTGTTTTGGCGTGGGATAGATTTGGGGGTTTTTAACCCCATGTCGACGTTCTTTCCCACGGAGAGTCAAACTCAAGACCTGAAGAGTGCTACTGgagctgtcggtgcagaaagtgaccaacacgtaaatatttatagttttgccgtacgttgtgatcggaggtggcctagtactcaatgacacagggtttatactggttcaggcaacgtgccctatgtccagtttgagtcggtcggtgactttattcctgagcctaggtgctcaaagtctgcagtggggttacaaacgagaaggagaaagatggggtgtacaagaggtccggtcggctccggtcggaagggccgggagcgacaggagctccgctatgagctaagtgttcaagcgtgtgcttgaggtctaaacctggcggttctgtggttgtgagctagtaaacttgatcgatctaatgaatctaaagggactgagcttgaatcaactaggtctattgggagagagcgcatccccttttatgaaggggatggccttacaaataagagggagagagtacgaatgcttttaagccttgttgcccacgccgacgggtacaggatgatggtaagcgcccacaacactgttggatgtcagatgcacatgggaggttccgtcgtccttgtttgggtatggtagatgtcggtacctgcatataatgttgatgcccagaggcatgtgaggagtttcaccatgtgcactcggtatggtaaatcctgacgcccacaacactatcaatgcctagaggcatgtggggggaaccttaccgtatgggagtttaatggcgcccacaatactgtaggggaaatgtaggcgcctacaacactgttttgtgtcagggcggttgcagagtactattccatgcagggtatggtccctagtaccgTGGTTTGatgtgcgccttgccttgcttttctccgcacgtctcctgGTCCCTAACGAGTGGGCGTCCCCAATCGGTTGATCCCAGTCAGCTCTGATcatgccagtcagagaagagtggtgagcaggggCCGGGCATATCTTGGTCGGAGAgtgcggggtcggagtcagaagcggtgcttttggccaggccttccggtcgaagaggccatccggaggcgggctggcgaccgaagcgagcgcttcgGTCAGAGAGGTCGGTTGGAGTTAGAAACGGGCgatgttcctcctcggcctgatcttccggtcggagattggatcactccCCCGGCCTGTCGCTCaggtatttgggctggcccatgagttacgcgttgtctgcttgggccgggCCTTTGAGGGGAAGCCGGTCTACGAGGGaacttgggtttatgaacccgacaggagcccccaagcccccgggcgattcgggcagaatcgtctggggtttTTTTGACTTGACGgcaggtgcgcgcgagtgcacgcgcgggtgtagcccccgagcccccgggtagtTCAGGCAGAACCGTTTGGGGGGTTTTCCCATGTCGCCAGCGGGGGAGGTTGTTGTTTTgtcggtgggtgcacgcgagcgcacctgcgggtgtagcccccgagcccctaggtggttcGGGTGGAACCGTCTAGGGGTGTTTTGTTAGCGGGcttgtgtgcgtgtttttagttgagagcgttgtgatgcatttcactgcacgtgcgatgcttagttcgcgagcccccgggcggttcagggcccgaatcgtctaGTAGgtacgggcatatggaatgaatgcgcgtatggatgtatgaaatgatttataaagaaatagagggggttggtattTTTTatcttgatgacttgagtgatggggttttGGAGAGCTTCAGCCAGAAACAtccgaccaggacccgtgcttcatcgttcatgacagagttggcatggcctacatggggcgtccctttgcttcctacctgtCTCTTGGTGTGTTTTCTTGAGCCGTTCAATTGACTTaggaagcctgatggtctctcctggtggaGATCCCGCTTTGGGTTTTCCCAAGTCCTACCTGGGGGTGCAGAGAGCTGCCTACGTGTGGTGATGTTTCGGTTTTCGTGCCTGgtcatgcgatagtggtgggccatacccaggccacgtttCGTCTCACCAGGTGGCGTTCTGTTTGACCCAGCGTTGTTCCGTCGGCCAGCgtgtgtcccatcggtcagggtgtgtcccatcgtttcctatccgcattgaatgggggaagggagagagttttttgctctaatcttttgcccctcttcggctgcCGCGTTTCtttcttaaatagggggagggagagggctctccatcgtagtcctttgcctgttctccaactattatctctcctccttcctcctcaccaagagtgcctgtatgccatggcggttcctaagtgagagagatggTAAGCGAAgaggaggacttatagatccttttgtGAATCTAGAaggcgatgtcgagctagaggtagCCCAGGGCAGTGCTGGCCATCTTTGCCTAAGAAGGGGTGGCTTCCGCCAAAGGGGGTGGCATGCTGGATtcgtctgcgaggccttcttcgagATGGAGCCATATGCGaaggggaagttgcctaggatcgTGCTGGTTGAGGGTTCTGTGCCTGCAGCTGCTCAagttggctagttcataaagtttgatgagatctcttccagccatggtggccatacttcgGTGGCGGTGGCGCTACCTAGGAGCTATCTCGACTGCATGAGATGGTCCGGAGCcccatgctcttctactgagcatctatgggtgcgacacctttgaggtacccgttgcgctcgccgaagtcaaGTGAACAAAACCgggcgggtcccttgaggtacccgttgtgctcGCTGAAGTCATGAGCGGAACCGGGTAGGGGCCCCTATAGCGGTGGTTATGTCTAGTGATGAGTGTTGTTTTCCTTTGGCGTCATGCGATGTCGTCAAGTGGTCGTAGTAGTATTTGCAATGGAAGTAGTTTTTTAGcaaaaaatgtaatagttgagttcgtgggtgagcccctgtgtgaacaatTTTTTGTATCAATAAATACATCAGTCCTAttctttgtgatagaatcactatccgttccttgtttttatcttggCATAGCTATTTGTTTTTGTCCTTTGTTTTTCGCACCTTCCCATTAGTTCCATAGGCTGTAGCTTTTTTAataacctaggcatggcccgcggggctcggctgctcgtaaccgcaggtcatggcagggtgcattcagttaggagtaagaacaaagttacgtaggacagttaaaggaaaaggaatgcgcttccattcggggacaaagttgtttaccaCGTGACAataaaaaaagagaggtaatattcggtattatacccttatgtagcccccgagcgacctgggctaAAACTGTTCAGgccggggtgcttttataggagcaagcgttgactaaaaaagcggtaagaccaaattttaggggaaaacgacatagctgttcaatgttccaagtgttggtgagaacgttgccattgtcgtcctcctgtcggtaggtgcccggtcggattacttcggtcaccgtatagggtccttcccatggtggagatagtttgtgtttttcctttgtcgaTTGGGTCCTCTGAAGTACGAGGTCTCTAACTTCGAGGATTTCCCCCTGATctttctttcgtggtacctatggagagtttgctgatagcgagcggagcagatgacggtCATTTCACGGgcttcctcgagcaggtcgactgcatcttgctgagcctccgtggctcggtcatggtcgaaagccttcactcttggggtgccatggtcgaggtcgaagGGCAGCACTGCCTTAGCTCCGTAAGCCAGGAAGAAATGTGTGAACCATGTGGATCGGTTTGAGGTAGTTCTCAAGCTCTAGAGGATTGTTGGGACCTTTGCCACCCATCGTCCGGcgtatttgttgagtcggtcgaagatgcgtgacttgagtccttgtaggaccatgccattggcacgctcgacctgatcattggttcatggatgtccgaccaaggcccagtcgatcctgatgctgtaTCCATCACTGAAATCTAGGAATTTCtttccggtgaagttagttccatggtcagtgatgatacagttaggaacgccgaaccggtagataacgtcgaggaagaatttgatcgcctcttccgagcggatgttggtgatgggcttggcctctatccacttggtgaacttgtcgactgctatgagtaggtgagtaaaaccgcatgggccctttttgaggggtcccaccatgtcgaggccctagactacgaatggccaggtgatggggatggtttggagctcctgtgctggcaaatgtgtttgccgagcatagaactagcatccttcacatctacggacgacctcctttgcatctcatagcgcggtgggccactaaaaaccttggcaaaaggctttttcgaccaATGACCTTGGGGCCGTGTGATGTCCACAAATCCcgacatggacctcaaggaggagctgcttcccctggtcggtggggatgcacttcatgagcactcctgatggactccgtttgtagagtacGTCACCGAGCGTGACAAAGGTtttggcgcgtcgagcgatccatagagctttagtccttttgggtgggagaacctcatcgaggaggtaggcgagtagcggtgctcgatagtcggtttgatcgagtgccaatacagcAACATCGACGGGTGACGCCGTCATGGAGGTactgggatcggagcccccgagcgctggcttggtgccagggtcggagcccccgggcaCTAGCCTAGCATCAGGGTGTGTCTcgatcagaccttctaggacgtgggcggatggctcatggaggtcattgatgaagatcccgcttggggtcgggtctctcctggtggccaattttgtgagaaaatcagcgacatcgttgtcctttcgagggacatGGTGCAACttgattccctagaatttgtcctcaagcttgtgcacctcctggcagtatgctgccatgagggggtttttacaggaggattccttcatgacttgttcaacgaccaactctgagtcaccacgaacgtagagtcgcatagcgctgagctcgatggcgatgcgtagtctgtTGATGAGGGACTCATATTCCGCgatgttgtttgaggccaaaaaatggaggcggatggcatagcggagtCTACTCCCGTttggggagattagaaccactccagcccccgagccgggtgccattacggacctatcgaagtacattgtccagtactcgtgggtgacatccggggttggtagctagacctccatccattcggtgacaaaatctatGAGAGCCTACGACTTAATAGCGGTACGAGGGGTGatcctgatgtcatggcccatgagttcgagtgcccacttggagatccacccTGTGGTGTCGCggttgcagatgatgtctccgaacgggtatgaagtgacgaccgcaacttcgtggtcggtgaagtagtgcaggagcttcctggtcgccattagcacggcatataggagtttttgcacctagggttACCGGACCTTAGGGTCAGTAAGTACCTCTGCaatgaagtatacgggtcactgtaccttgagctagtgtcccggctcctccctttcgatgactagggtggcactcaccacatggttgcttgccgcgacgtaaaggaggaggggttctccccattcgggagcGATGAGTATTAGGGCTGATGTCAGGGACACTTTGAGGATTTCGAGAGCctactgggcttcctcagtccagatgaaAGCGTTTGTccatttgaggagcttgtagagtggcatcccccgtttgccgagccaggagatgaagcggcttaggacagccagatagccggtgagcctttgtatgcccttgatgttgcatatggggcccatgttggagatggccatgatctttttggggttggcctcgatgccgcgttcggacatgatgtatccaagcagcttccccttcagaaccccaaaaacacattttttgggattcaccttgatgttgaacctttcgaggttcatgaatgtcatggccaagtttgtgatcaggtcgcaagcttgagctgtttggaccactatgtcatcaacatagacggtgattgttggattcggccgctcggcttgatcaggctaatcgagcgggtcgatttggtcggtgaagcattgctgcatgcacctttggtaggtggcgtcaGCATTCctcaggccgaaaggcatggtcacatagcagtacgaaccatacaaggtgatgaacgaggttgtgagctgatcggattctttcatcgcggtctggtgatagcctgagtaggcatccagaaaggagaggatctcgcaacccgaggtggagtcgactatctggtctatgcgcggcaaaggaaagtgatcctttggacacattttgttgaggccagtataatcaatgcacattctccacttctcggtcttctttttaacaagaatgggattggcaagccagtcggagtggaatacctctctgatgaatccagctgctaaGAGTTTGGCGATCTATTTGCCTATTGCCATACGTCTCTCATTGTCGGAGTGACATaggcgctgcttggtgggcttcgagcctaggatgaggcatagtgcgtgctcggcaacctcccgcggtatgcccggcatgtcagaaggctgccatgcgaagacatcatgattggcgcgtAGAAAGTTAacaagctcgcattcctatttggccaggagctgggtcccgatccgcaccgtcttggttgggtcagtggggtcgacacccaccgccttggtttcctcgagcgggcggaaggccgtcgaggaggtcAGTTTGTTGCAGTCCGAGACTACTAGggttgatgactccccgagccgCGGGAGCTCGGACAAGTTGACGACCAcggtggcgagctcgaaatgctcatggtcgcacgtgaaggcataCGAGAAGGCACTACTtacagtgatgacgccatttggtcccggcatctttagcttgaggtaggtgaagttggggatcgccatgaatttggcgtagcatggacaccccaagatagcatggtaggaccctagaaagtccaccacttagatggtgaggacctctgagcggaagttggcttgtTTGCCAAACGtgacaggcagatcgatctgcccgagtgggtatgcctacgctcctaggatcaccccatggaagggagaacCCGCTAGGCGGAGTTTTGACCAGGGAatgcacatggcgtcgagggtgtcgacgtagagaatgttgaggccactgcctctgtccatcagcaccttggtgaggtgcttcttgcggacaatagggtcgacgacaagtgggtagcGTCCCGATcttgcgacgtgggagggatggtctctCTGATTGAAGGTGATCGTAGATTCTgactagctgaggaaggaggggacgactgTCTCTGTGGCGCATGcgtccctatagcgcaccttgtgctggcgttTTGTCCAGATGGCGTCAaacccgccgaagatcatgatgcactcctcaggtTCGGGGAAGCCATCTCCGTCCTTGCCTGCCGCGCCTCCGTTCTTGGCTGTCTCCTCTTTGCCATATCCCTCCTTTAGCCTTCTGGCCTGtcagaggatgatgaggacatcactcctttgtatgtacccactgatcctccaaccgtcatgcaatgTCCAATGActcgagctcgaatgcgtcaactcaatttagatgtgagctcgttcttaagcgatccttttcatacttttgagaatatactactacctaatgatgttatcttgcttaggaacattggagagggtcatgaggggcttataggaagaggtggaggcattgatgaccagcaaggacgttcaacagaaaccggaggcccggtccaacatgatttcgagtctgactctgcctctaggaccagtctgacttaaactggtcacccaggacgcatccggactccgttttttacaatccacatatggttggaaagctaatttgataaggaagccaattcaagtggtctcacatcaaaaagccttcagaatcaacaggaatcatcgaaacaagtcagcgtccagaatctatcagggtgctgcgacaccgtcttttggtccgttggaccgtgtatcgtgtttgggcccattagggggcgtgtccagggtaggcgatgaccctaagacctttataatcatacgccactgctgtcattaggttttgggttttgctcagattaatctgtcaagaatagtttcgttgttcatcggtttgtgagaccccaacttcgttagattaatcaatcatctgtaatttggttgctttctttcttgttcttgcttgtgatcttcattgcacaggcaaggattagcgtttttggcgaggtcaactagatccctatctcggttgataaccagaggagttgtggtgctaagattgtagggttcgatctttcgatttgaagccgaatcggtgtgccattctccgccacaacgatagttatcactacctgacggaagatcgggatccccgtttccataattagctagggctggagactcagtgacacactaactgttcggacggtttgtattaaatataagtacatcttcacaccaattgatcgtcgagctgcatacgctatttcatcgtcattgctgatttttctccggagttcatatatttgtacatcatgtactacccgttctacatatttgtattgcaggatcatcgtccaggtgatcggaccacctggtgcttggacttctccactgatcaactggtcggaccgctaggttcatggacttcgtcgccgactagttgatcggacttTTCGCCGGTCGCATctctcaatgctcacttcaccgccgaccagttgaccagactgttcgtcgctcgtgtttcatcgccagctacgtcggttactcctcggcgctcagattcttcgtgctcggggactaagtgggcacacttcacccca
The sequence above is drawn from the Miscanthus floridulus cultivar M001 chromosome 15, ASM1932011v1, whole genome shotgun sequence genome and encodes:
- the LOC136507315 gene encoding uncharacterized protein codes for the protein MAIPNFTYLKLKMPGPNGVITVSSAFSYAFTCDHEHFELATVVVNLSELPRLGESSTLVVSDCNKLTSSTAFRPLEETKAVGVDPTDPTKTVRIGTQLLAK